A single window of Brevundimonas naejangsanensis DNA harbors:
- a CDS encoding pseudouridine synthase, with translation MAFVRTYDGAEPVRINKWLGQTGVCSRREAEGLIADGLVSIDGEVVRDAGRKIEPGQTLTLNDKGEAALAAGVAILLHKPVGYVSGQPEPGKIPAARLLTAANKVGEGEVPARDASLPPVGRLDEDSRGLLLLSSDGVVAKAVIGPQSDLDKEYLVRVAGAVTEAKLSQLRHGLELDGRQLKPARVTQMEPQRLRFLLREGRNRQIRRMCELVGLEVVDLYRIRIGPVKLGDLPEGRWRMLTADERAALIKG, from the coding sequence ATGGCCTTCGTCCGCACCTATGACGGCGCAGAACCCGTCCGCATCAACAAATGGCTGGGCCAGACCGGCGTCTGCTCGCGCCGCGAGGCCGAGGGGCTGATCGCGGATGGCCTGGTCAGCATCGACGGCGAGGTGGTGCGCGACGCGGGCCGCAAGATCGAACCGGGCCAGACGTTGACCCTGAACGACAAGGGCGAGGCGGCGCTGGCGGCGGGCGTCGCCATCCTGCTGCACAAGCCGGTCGGATACGTCTCGGGCCAGCCGGAACCCGGCAAGATCCCCGCCGCGCGCCTGTTGACCGCCGCCAACAAGGTCGGTGAAGGCGAAGTCCCGGCGCGCGACGCCTCCCTGCCCCCGGTCGGCCGGCTGGACGAAGATTCGCGCGGCCTGCTGCTGCTGTCGTCGGACGGGGTGGTGGCCAAGGCGGTGATCGGCCCTCAGTCGGACCTGGACAAGGAATATCTGGTCCGCGTCGCCGGTGCCGTGACCGAAGCAAAGCTGTCCCAACTGCGCCACGGGCTGGAGCTGGACGGCCGCCAGCTGAAGCCCGCCCGCGTCACCCAGATGGAGCCCCAGCGCCTGCGCTTCCTGCTGCGCGAGGGCCGCAACCGCCAGATCCGCCGCATGTGCGAACTGGTCGGACTGGAGGTCGTCGACCTCTATCGCATCCGCATCGGCCCGGTGAAGCTGGGCGACCTGCCCGAAGGCCGCTGGCGGATGCTGACGGCCGACGAGCGGGCGGCGCTGATCAAGGGCTGA